A window of the Tursiops truncatus isolate mTurTru1 chromosome 14, mTurTru1.mat.Y, whole genome shotgun sequence genome harbors these coding sequences:
- the PEX13 gene encoding peroxisome biogenesis factor 13: MASQPPPPPKPWETRRIPGAGPGSGPGTTFQSADLGPTLLTRPGQPTLTRVPPPILPRPSQQTGSSNVNTFRPAYSSFSSGYGAYGNSFYGSYSPYSYGYNGLGYNRLRIDDLPPSRFVQQAEESSRGAFQSIESIVHAFASVSMMMDATFSAVYNSFRAVLDVANHFSRLKIHFTKVFSAFALVRTIRYLYRRLQWMIGLRRDSENEDLWAESEGTVACLGAEDRATNSAKSWPIFLFFAVILGGPYLIWKLLSTHSDEVTDNTNWASGEDDHVVARAEYDFVAVSEEEISFRAGDMLNLALKEQQPRVRGWLLASLDGQTTGLIPANYVKILGKRRGRKTVESSKISKQQQSFTNTTLIKGATAADSLDEQEAAFESVFVETNKVPVALDSTGKNGDKQDL; the protein is encoded by the exons ATCTGCTGATTTGGGTCCTACTTTATTGACAAGACCTGGACAACCAACACTTACCAGAGTGCCACCGCCTATTCTTCCAAGGCCATCCCAGCAGACAGGAAGCAGTAATGTGAACACTTTCAGACCTGCTTACAGTTCATTTTCTTCTGGATATGGTGCCTATGGAAATTCATTTTATGGAAGCTATAGCCCTTATAGTTATGGGTATAATGGGTTGGGCTATAACCGCCTTCGTATAGATGATCTTCCACCTAGTAGATTTGTTCAGCAAGCTGAAGAAAGCAGCAGAGGTGCATTTCAGTCCATTGAAAGTATTGTGCATGCATTTGCCTCTGTCAGCATGATGATGGATGCTACCTTTTCAGCTGTCTATAACAGTTTCAGGGCTGTATTGGATGTAGCAAACCACTTTTCCCGATTAAAAATACACTTCACAAAGGTTTTTTCAGCTTTTGCATTAGTTAGGACTATAAGGTATCTTTACAGACGGTTACAGTGGATGATAGGTTTAAGAAGAGACTCTGAGAATGAGGACCTGTGGGCAGAAAGTGAAGGAACTGTGGCTTGCCTTGGTGCTGAGGACAGAGCAACTAACTCAGCAAAATCTTGGCCAATATTCTTGTTCTTTGCTGTTATCCTTGGTGGTCCTTACCTCATCTGGAAACTGCTGTCTACTCACAGTGACGAAGTAACAG ACAATACCAACTGGGCAAGTGGTGAGGATGACCATGTAGTTGCTAGAGCAGAATATGATTTTGTTGCTGTATCCGAAGAAGAAATTTCTTTCCGTGCTGGTGATATGCTAAACTTAGCTCTCAAAG AACAGCAACCCAGAGTGCGTGGTTGGCTTCTGGCCAGTCTTGATGGTCAAACAACAGGACTTATACCTGCTAATTATGTCAAAATTCTTGGTAAAAGAAGAGGTAGAAAAACAGTGGAATCCAGTAAAATTTCCAAGCAGCAACAGTCTTTTACCAACACAACACTAATTAAAGGAGCAACAGCTGCTGATTCTTTGGATGAACAGGAAGCTGCCTTTGAATCTGTTTTTGTTGAAACTAATAAGGTTCCAGTTGCACTTGATTCCACTGggaaaaatggagataaacaaGATCTTTGA